From a single Brassica napus cultivar Da-Ae chromosome C9, Da-Ae, whole genome shotgun sequence genomic region:
- the LOC106411473 gene encoding alpha/beta hydrolase domain-containing protein WAV2 isoform X1, whose amino-acid sequence MVTYVSALFYGVGGIVVAGVGLLVAFQEKLVYVPVLPGLSKSYPITPARLNLIYEDVWLRSSDGVRLHSWFIKVFPDCRGPTILFFQENAGNIAHRLEMVRIMIQKLKCNVFMLSYRGYGESEGYPSQHGIIKDAQAALDHLSQRADIDTSRIVVFGRSLGGAVGAVLTKNNPEKVSALILENTFTSILDMAGVLLPFLKWFIGGSGTKSLKLLNFVVRSPWKTIDTIGEVKQPVLFLSGLKDEMVPPFHMKMLYAKAATRNSQCTFVEFPSGMHMDTWLTGGDVYWRTVMQFLAKHAPEERKADTGLRHWSLI is encoded by the exons ATGGTGACGTACGTGAGCGCGTTGTTCTACGGAGTAGGAGGGATAGTCGTCGCCGGCGTGGGGCTGCTCGTTGCCTTCCAGGAGAAGCTCGTCTACGTCCCTGTTCTCCCCGGCTTATCCAAGTCGTATCCCATCACTCCCGCCAGGCTCAATCTCATCTACGAGGACGTCTGGCTTCGATCCTCCGATGGCGTGCGCCTCCACTCTTGGTTCATCAAAGTGTTCCCCGATTGTCGAG GTCCAACCATTCTATTTTTCCAGGAGAATGCTGGAA ATATTGCACATCGTCTAGAGATGGTTCGCATCATGATACAGAAATTGAAGTGTAATGTATTCATGCTTTCATATCGTGG CTATGGGGAAAGTGAGGGTTATCCGTCACAGCATGGAATCATAAAAGATGCTCAG GCTGCGTTGGATCACCTTTCTCAAAGGGCAGACATTGATACTTCTAGAATAGTTGTATTTGGAAGGTCCCTTGGAGGAGCTGTTGGAGCTGTGCTTACCAAAAATAATCCCGAAAAG GTATCTGCGTTGATTCTGGAAAATACATTCACATCCATTCTTGATATGGCTGGTGTTTTGCTGCCCTTCTTGAAGTGGTTTATTGGAGGAAGTGGTACTAAAAGCCTGAAACTTCTTAATTTTGTTGTACGCTCCCCCTGGAAGACAATTGATACTATTGGTGAG GTCAAACAACCTGTACTTTTCCTCTCTGGACTGAAAGATGAGATGGTCCCTCCGTTTCACATGAAAATGCTGTATGCGAAAGCGGCTACCCGTAACTCGCAATGCACCTTTGTGGAATTTCCAAGCGGGATGCATATGGATACATGGCTGACTGGTGGTGACGTCTACTGGAGAACGGTCATGCAGTTCCTTGCAAAGCATGCGCCTGAGGAGAGGAAAGCCGATACAG GCTTGAGACATTGGTCTCTGATCTGA
- the LOC106408876 gene encoding MLP-like protein 34 produces the protein MARILETTVELKSSPGKFLDMFVGKQQFEVSSICPSYIQGCELREGEMGQVGSIVVWRYVHDGEAKMIMEIIDSIDLENNQVTFKVLDGDLMKEYTLFLITLQVTSKEGGVGSVAHWHFQYVKINEKVADPESLLQFAVEVSKEIDAHLFSW, from the exons ATGGCCAGGATCCTTGAGACAACCGTGGAGCTAAAATCTTCGCCCGGGAAGTTCCTTGACATGTTTGTAGGGAAACAACAATTCGAAGTCTCCAGTATATGTCCATCCTACATTCAAGGCTGCGAGCTGCGCGAAGGCGAAATGGGCCAAGTTGGTTCTATCGTGGTCTGGAGATACGTTCATG ATGGGGAGGCAAAAATGATAATGGAGATAATAGACTCAATAGATCTGGAGAACAACCAGGTGACGTTCAAGGTGCTAGACGGTGATTTAATGAAAGAGTACACTCTTTTCTTGATCACCTTACAAGTGACCTCAAAGGAGGGAGGTGTTGGAAGTGTTGCACATTGGCACTTTCAATACGTGAAAATTAACGAGAAGGTGGCTGACCCTGAGTCTCTCCTCCAGTTTGCCGTCGAGGTATCCAAAGAGATCGATGCACATCTCTTTTCCTGGTAA
- the LOC106408877 gene encoding uncharacterized protein LOC106408877, whose translation MFWVRVIGIPLEFMTVPTFDSIGGASGRVVAVDVTLNRVQVVVDAIKELCFETTVDFKGGEFYDGEEAAVSLRYEKLFGYCKLCEILCHKEELCPLEEKNIKSSPARRREIREGTVDGLMYKGRDSRECYGKGKGKMVDAADSKWVKAAERGSRKPPTHHGYRGDGESSRYKNTRRDDGRNGVTGGGVGDQEPRIKPSSEQSTDDQRQRVPGLEAREGEIKSNGDDVAILPYEGFQLELAETQAEGSEVIMEASEAERSLIVLQGMMEKQDYMAEDIDMELEAISATILESDVELEAEEEFQTLSEEEEDGEWRC comes from the exons ATGTTCTGGGTACGAGTTATTGGAATCCCGTTGGAGTTCATGACGGTCCCAACGTTCGATAGTATTGGTGGAGCTTCGGGGAGAGTGGTTGCGGTTGATGTGACGCTCAACAGGGTCCAAGTAGTGGTTGACGCCATCAAGGAGCTGTGTTTTGAAACGACGGTGGATTTCAAAGGAGGAGAATTTTATGACGGGGAGGAAGCGGCGGTGTCTCTGCGATATGAAAAACTATTTGGTTATTGCAAGCTCTGCGAGATTCTTTGTCATAAAGAGGAACTGTGTCCACTGGAGGAGAAGAATATAAAGTCGAGTCCAGCGCGAAGGAGGGAGATAAGAGAAGGCACCGTGGATGGTCTGATG TACAAAGGGAGAGATAGTCGAGAATGCTATGGGAAGGGCAAGGGTAAAATGGTTGATGCAGCAGACTCAAAGTGGGTCAAGGCAGCTGAGCGGGGATCTAGGAAGCCTCCAACTCATCATGGGTACAGAGGTGATGGCGAGAGCTCGAGGTACAAAAATACGCGGAGAGATGATGGAAGAAATGGAGTTACAGGTGGGGGAGTTGGCGATCAGGAGCCACGTATTAAACCCTCTTCAGAACAATCAACGGATGATCAACGTCAGAGGGTTCCAGGTCTGGAAGCACGAGAAGGAGAGATTAAGAGCAATGGAGATGATGTTGCGATATTACCTTATGAGGGGTTTCAACTTGAGTTAGCTGAGACGCAAGCGGAGGGATCAGAGGTGATTATGGAGGCTAGTGAGGCGGAGAGGAGCTTAATTGTGCTTCAAGGAATGATGGAGAAGCAGGATTATATGGCAGAGGATATTGATATGGAACTGGAGGCTATTAGCGCTACCATATTGGAGAGTGATGTGGAGTTGGAGGCAGAAGAGGAGTTTCAGACTCTttcggaggaagaagaagatggggagTGGAGATGCTAA
- the LOC106411473 gene encoding alpha/beta hydrolase domain-containing protein WAV2 isoform X2 — translation MVTYVSALFYGVGGIVVAGVGLLVAFQEKLVYVPVLPGLSKSYPITPARLNLIYEDVWLRSSDGVRLHSWFIKVFPDCRGPTILFFQENAGNIAHRLEMVRIMIQKLKCNVFMLSYRGYGESEGYPSQHGIIKDAQAALDHLSQRADIDTSRIVVFGRSLGGAVGAVLTKNNPEKVSALILENTFTSILDMAGVLLPFLKWFIGGSGTKSLKLLNFVVRSPWKTIDTIGEVKQPVLFLSGLKDEMVPPFHMKMLYAKAATRNSQCTFVEFPSGMHMDTWLTGGDVYWRTVMQFLAKHAPEERKADTGT, via the exons ATGGTGACGTACGTGAGCGCGTTGTTCTACGGAGTAGGAGGGATAGTCGTCGCCGGCGTGGGGCTGCTCGTTGCCTTCCAGGAGAAGCTCGTCTACGTCCCTGTTCTCCCCGGCTTATCCAAGTCGTATCCCATCACTCCCGCCAGGCTCAATCTCATCTACGAGGACGTCTGGCTTCGATCCTCCGATGGCGTGCGCCTCCACTCTTGGTTCATCAAAGTGTTCCCCGATTGTCGAG GTCCAACCATTCTATTTTTCCAGGAGAATGCTGGAA ATATTGCACATCGTCTAGAGATGGTTCGCATCATGATACAGAAATTGAAGTGTAATGTATTCATGCTTTCATATCGTGG CTATGGGGAAAGTGAGGGTTATCCGTCACAGCATGGAATCATAAAAGATGCTCAG GCTGCGTTGGATCACCTTTCTCAAAGGGCAGACATTGATACTTCTAGAATAGTTGTATTTGGAAGGTCCCTTGGAGGAGCTGTTGGAGCTGTGCTTACCAAAAATAATCCCGAAAAG GTATCTGCGTTGATTCTGGAAAATACATTCACATCCATTCTTGATATGGCTGGTGTTTTGCTGCCCTTCTTGAAGTGGTTTATTGGAGGAAGTGGTACTAAAAGCCTGAAACTTCTTAATTTTGTTGTACGCTCCCCCTGGAAGACAATTGATACTATTGGTGAG GTCAAACAACCTGTACTTTTCCTCTCTGGACTGAAAGATGAGATGGTCCCTCCGTTTCACATGAAAATGCTGTATGCGAAAGCGGCTACCCGTAACTCGCAATGCACCTTTGTGGAATTTCCAAGCGGGATGCATATGGATACATGGCTGACTGGTGGTGACGTCTACTGGAGAACGGTCATGCAGTTCCTTGCAAAGCATGCGCCTGAGGAGAGGAAAGCCGATACAG GAACGTAA
- the LOC106410091 gene encoding probable glucan endo-1,3-beta-glucosidase BG4 → MDCPCPKNLFLFLLSWIATLFSIKHHGPVNMVTTTNVGLNYGLLGDNLPSPSDVIKLYKSIGITKIRIFDPNTEVLNALRGHHEIELTVGVKDQDLAALAASEEAVKGWFASNVEPYLADVNITFITVGNEVIPGPIGPQVLLVMQSLTNLVKSKSLTISVTTVVAMSSLGQSYPPSAGMFTPQSREQLVPVLKFLSHARTPILVNIYPYFAYASNPVNISIDYATFNAKNVVVEDGAMQYTNMFDAIFDAFVWAMEKEGVKDVSMVVSETGWPSAGNGNLTTPEIAAMYNGNFVKHVGSGKGTPKRPNCSVTGFIFATFNENQKPVGTEEQFGLYEPTDLKPIYKLF, encoded by the coding sequence ATGGACTGTCCTTGTCCTAAAAACCTTTTCCTGTTCTTGCTTTCATGGATAGCAACTCTATTCAGTATTAAACACCACGGTCCCGTAAACATGGTAACAACAACGAACGTCGGCTTAAACTACGGCCTCCTCGGAGACAACCTCCCGTCACCGTCCGATGTCATCAAACTTTACAAGTCCATAGGCATTACTAAAATCCGAATCTTCGACCCAAACACAGAGGTTCTCAACGCCTTACGTGGTCACCACGAAATCGAACTCACTGTAGGCGTCAAGGACCAAGACTTGGCTGCTCTTGCGGCCAGCGAAGAAGCTGTAAAGGGATGGTTCGCATCTAACGTCGAGCCTTACTTAGCTGACGTGAACATCACGTTTATTACCGTAGGTAACGAAGTCATCCCCGGACCGATCGGTCCTCAAGTGCTTCTCGTTATGCAGTCTCTCACCAACCTCGTCAAGTCAAagagtcttaccatctctgtcaCCACTGTTGTGGCTATGTCGAGTCTCGGACAGTCTTATCCACCTTCTGCTGGAATGTTTACTCCCCAGTCACGTGAACAACTCGTACCCGTGCTGAAGTTCTTGTCTCACGCAAGAACACCGATCCTCGTCAACATCTACCCTTACTTCGCTTACGCGTCTAACCCCGTAAACATAAGCATAGACTACGCCACCTTCAACGCCAAAAACGTCGTGGTCGAGGACGGGGCAATGCAGTATACAAACATGTTTGATGCTATTTTCGACGCGTTCGTGTGGGCAATGGAGAAAGAGGGAGTGAAGGATGTGTCTATGGTGGTGTCGGAGACGGGATGGCCTTCAGCTGGTAACGGGAACTTGACAACGCCTGAGATAGCTGCTATGTACAATGGAAACTTTGTCAAACATGTGGGAAGCGGTAAAGGGACGCCTAAGAGGCCGAACTGTAGCGTTACTGGGTTTATATTTGCGACTTTTAACGAGAATCAGAAACCAGTTGGAACAGAAGAGCAATTTGGGTTGTATGAGCCTACTGATTTGAAGCCTATCTACAAgttgttttga